Proteins co-encoded in one Borreliella andersonii genomic window:
- a CDS encoding complement regulator-acquiring protein, producing the protein MTKFKLDIIGLSAIAAILTLICTSCAKNPIDPKINGYTNSKENTENFENKSENFASENQKERKDTIAKLKEFGNKLETQKNEETTKIAKNLTGDHFVDLVGVYPVYYGKDKEAKEKLEKAIKTKLDVVSAEIQKTEKLQIERIIQASLNYDTEKINKLKEILETLKGSEEHKDQIRLLLYNKALDIQKQLDEYLELIKKDSELNAISLQKLKELLMHVEFDLMLKEKFKETLKKTVEEVHPKIQQNKKNREDYILGHIADNYLIFDYSTQSAKFKQKNFNQIKNKII; encoded by the coding sequence TTGACAAAATTCAAACTAGATATAATTGGGCTTAGTGCCATTGCGGCAATATTGACTTTAATTTGCACTTCATGCGCTAAGAATCCAATTGATCCAAAAATAAACGGCTACACAAATTCAAAAGAAAACACCGAAAATTTTGAAAATAAATCTGAAAACTTTGCTTCTGAAAATCAAAAAGAGCGAAAAGATACAATCGCGAAATTAAAAGAATTTGGCAATAAACTAGAAACTCAAAAAAATGAAGAAACTACAAAAATCGCTAAAAACCTTACTGGGGATCATTTTGTAGATCTTGTTGGGGTTTACCCTGTGTATTATGGAAAAGATAAAGAAGCTAAAGAAAAACTTGAAAAAGCTATAAAAACCAAACTTGATGTAGTAAGTGCAGAAATTCAAAAAACCGAAAAACTGCAAATAGAAAGAATAATTCAAGCATCTTTAAATTACGATACAGAGAAAATAAATAAATTAAAAGAAATTCTTGAAACACTTAAAGGTAGTGAAGAACACAAAGATCAAATTAGACTATTACTTTATAACAAAGCTCTAGACATTCAAAAACAACTAGATGAATATTTAGAATTAATAAAAAAAGATAGTGAATTAAACGCTATAAGCTTACAAAAATTAAAAGAACTGCTAATGCACGTAGAATTTGACTTAATGTTAAAAGAAAAGTTTAAAGAAACTTTGAAAAAAACTGTTGAAGAAGTTCACCCAAAAATTCAACAAAATAAAAAAAATAGAGAAGATTACATACTAGGTCACATAGCTGATAATTACCTAATATTTGATTATTCTACTCAAAGTGCCAAATTTAAACAGAAAAATTTCAACCAAATTAAAAATAAAATAATCTAA
- a CDS encoding complement regulator-acquiring protein, giving the protein MKKNKLNKIKLNIIATILTLICISCAVNPLAPKVNGRTDIKEDNQKSGNPEPSNQKYQEETTVSRLESLTKKLEDQKNQETAKVAEIKELDFIDTLANEIKPLYFNQVSEATKTNIKMQIKRILYSSLNYDKEKINKLKEILETLKGRSDYEDIIITFLYHTALRIQEQLDNHLELIKKEGESNDLLIHTKFDLRLKEKFKETLEKTVNKVYKEIKEIEKDYSLKKIREYSLSKKQIEKIEDDYKKDYIASYINENYQIFDCATYSAEAKQKINLEN; this is encoded by the coding sequence TTGAAAAAAAATAAACTAAATAAAATTAAGCTTAATATCATTGCAACAATACTGACTTTAATTTGTATTTCATGTGCTGTTAATCCGCTTGCTCCAAAGGTAAACGGTCGAACCGACATAAAAGAAGACAACCAAAAATCTGGAAATCCAGAACCTTCAAATCAAAAATATCAAGAAGAAACTACAGTCTCAAGATTAGAATCACTTACCAAAAAACTGGAAGATCAGAAAAATCAAGAAACTGCAAAGGTAGCTGAAATCAAAGAATTAGATTTCATAGATACTCTTGCCAATGAAATCAAGCCTCTTTATTTTAATCAAGTATCTGAAGCAACCAAAACAAATATAAAAATGCAAATAAAAAGGATACTTTATTCATCTTTAAATTACGATAAAGAAAAAATAAATAAATTAAAAGAAATCCTTGAAACACTTAAAGGAAGATCAGATTACGAAGATATAATTATAACATTCCTTTATCACACGGCATTAAGAATTCAAGAACAACTAGACAACCATTTAGAACTAATAAAAAAAGAAGGAGAATCAAACGACCTACTAATACACACAAAATTTGACCTAAGGCTAAAAGAAAAGTTTAAAGAAACTTTGGAAAAAACTGTTAACAAAGTTTACAAAGAAATTAAAGAAATTGAAAAAGATTACTCTCTAAAAAAAATTAGAGAATACAGTCTCAGCAAGAAACAAATTGAAAAAATTGAAGATGACTATAAAAAAGATTACATAGCAAGCTACATAAATGAAAATTATCAAATATTTGATTGTGCTACTTACAGTGCTGAAGCTAAACAAAAAATAAATCTAGAAAACTAA
- a CDS encoding complement regulator-acquiring protein: MKKTKIWKLLKLFQMTLLFSCSFYSKSNNTESTSELQPNHTEVKNSGIEKNIQNLQQNQLFKNEKEEIIKKIVQEFDENEKLIKKIGPNIEMFTQQINTDIQKAEPTDQFGISKTTFPEKQDMNIDLMLKDNRLRRLFYSSLNYDENKIKKLASILAQTSSSNGYHYNLIGEIFWTGFKIQEAFENAVNTLTKDELRRLMFNFRTKPVKEIQENFEKLLQERNSWIKTVDNIISEYDKNTAGCRANGNILGEVIRTGYEHELNSHNSIQISNNIITTLNACCDHIHY, translated from the coding sequence AAATTTGGAAACTATTAAAACTGTTTCAAATGACTTTGCTGTTTTCATGCTCTTTTTATTCTAAATCAAACAACACAGAATCAACAAGTGAATTACAACCAAACCATACTGAAGTTAAAAACTCTGGAATTGAGAAAAATATTCAAAACTTACAGCAAAACCAGCTCTTTAAAAATGAAAAAGAAGAAATAATTAAAAAAATTGTACAAGAATTTGATGAGAATGAAAAATTGATTAAAAAAATAGGACCAAATATCGAAATGTTTACTCAACAAATAAACACAGATATTCAAAAAGCCGAACCTACTGATCAATTTGGAATAAGCAAAACCACATTCCCAGAAAAACAAGACATGAATATTGATCTCATGTTAAAAGACAATCGGCTTAGAAGATTATTTTACTCATCCTTAAATTATGATGAAAATAAAATCAAAAAATTAGCTTCAATACTCGCACAAACATCAAGTTCAAATGGTTACCATTACAACCTTATTGGTGAAATTTTTTGGACAGGATTTAAAATCCAAGAAGCATTTGAAAATGCTGTTAATACTTTAACTAAAGATGAGCTAAGACGCCTAATGTTTAATTTTAGAACAAAACCAGTAAAAGAAATTCAAGAAAATTTTGAAAAACTACTACAAGAAAGAAATTCATGGATAAAAACTGTAGACAACATTATCAGCGAATATGACAAAAATACAGCAGGGTGCAGAGCTAATGGAAATATTCTGGGAGAAGTAATAAGGACTGGATATGAACATGAATTAAACTCACATAACAGTATTCAAATTTCAAACAATATTATAACAACACTAAACGCCTGTTGTGACCACATACACTACTAA